AGTCCACAGAGTGGTCCACGGAAAAGACTTAGACTCTCCTTTGCTTATAGACAGGAAAGGACTGCAAATACTTAAAGAACTGGTAACTTTTGACCCCATTCACAACGCCTTTGCCATCATTGGCGTAGAAGCATGTCTAAAAGATCTGGCAGATGTACCCCAGTATGCGGTTTTTGACACATCTTTTTTCAAACACCTTCCCTTTACATCAAAAGCTTACGCTCTACCTATGAGACTTTATAAGGAAGGAATTAGAAGGTACGGTTTTCATGGTATATCTTACTCGTACCTTCTTAAAGAAACTGCAAAGCTAATGGGAAAGAGCGCAGATGAGCTCAGCGTTATAATGCTTCATCTTGGCAGTGGTGCAAGTGCGTGTGCTGTGCATAAAGGCAAACCCGTAGATACTTCTATGGGAATGACACCTTTAGAAGGTTTAGTTATGCTTACAAGAGCAGGTGATCTTGATCCGGGTGTTGTGCTTGAGCTTCTCAAAAAGGGTAATACTTTGCAGGATTTGGAACACTTTCTTTACAGAGAGTGTGGAATAAAGGGGTTGACACATACGGAGGATATGCGCCAGCTTATACAGAACGCCAAAGAAGGAAACAGGATCGCTAAGCAGGCACTTGATTTATATGTACATAGGATAAAAAAATACATAGGTGCTTACTATGTGCTACTTGAAGAGCTTGATGCTTTGGTATTCTCCGGAGGCGTAGGAGAGAACAGTCCTGAAGTTAGAAGCTTAGTATGTAATGGATTAGAGAAACTTGGTATAATCATAGAAGAGGAGATGAACATAAAGAATGAACCTTACATAAACAGTAAGAAAAGTAAGGTTAAGGTTCTTGTTATAAAAACTGACGAAGAGCTTGAAATGGTAAGGCAGGTCAAACAGGCTCTGAAGGTTTAAAAGCGATGACCCTTCTTTTAGATGGAAAGACTCTATCAGAAAACATAAGAGAAGAGATAAGTAAAAGGGTAAAAGCTATAACTTCAAAAGGATACAGGGAACCCACCTTGGCTGTAGTTTTGGTGGGTAATGATCCTGCAAGTCATATATATGTCAGGAACAAGCGGAAAGCATGCCAAAAGGTAGGGATAAGATCCCTTTTTTATCATCTTCCTGAGAACACTACAACACCGGAACTCCTTGACCTGATAGCATACCTCAACAGTGAAGAAAAAGTAGATGGTATACTTGTCCAACTACCGCTACCTGAACACATATCCCAGCAAGAAGTGATACTTTCCGTATCCCCAAGAAAGGATGTGGACGGCTTTCATCCTGAAAACATGGGAAAATTAGTGGCTCGCATAGAAGGGGGGTTTATTCCTTGCACACCCCTTGGTATAGACCTACTTTTAAAACACTACCGTATAGACCCAAAAGGAAAGGATGTGGTGATAGTGGGTGCTGGCTTCATAGTAGGCAGACCTTTGGCACTTTTGATGCTGTGGAGAGATGCAACGGTGTCTGTATGCCACATACACACAAAAGATATAACAGTATACACTAAGAAAGCGGATATACTTATATCAGCAACTGGCGTACCACACCTTATAAAGGGGGACATGATAAAAGAAGGTGCTGTTGTAATAGATGTGGGCATATCCAAATTAGGAGATAAAGTGGT
The Hydrogenobacter hydrogenophilus DNA segment above includes these coding regions:
- a CDS encoding acetate/propionate family kinase; protein product: MKHFLVFNYGSSTLKYAYFEDLKELYRSVLKVSKEEDVQGAVKKILNTVEKEKVDVIVHRVVHGKDLDSPLLIDRKGLQILKELVTFDPIHNAFAIIGVEACLKDLADVPQYAVFDTSFFKHLPFTSKAYALPMRLYKEGIRRYGFHGISYSYLLKETAKLMGKSADELSVIMLHLGSGASACAVHKGKPVDTSMGMTPLEGLVMLTRAGDLDPGVVLELLKKGNTLQDLEHFLYRECGIKGLTHTEDMRQLIQNAKEGNRIAKQALDLYVHRIKKYIGAYYVLLEELDALVFSGGVGENSPEVRSLVCNGLEKLGIIIEEEMNIKNEPYINSKKSKVKVLVIKTDEELEMVRQVKQALKV
- the folD gene encoding bifunctional methylenetetrahydrofolate dehydrogenase/methenyltetrahydrofolate cyclohydrolase FolD; its protein translation is MTLLLDGKTLSENIREEISKRVKAITSKGYREPTLAVVLVGNDPASHIYVRNKRKACQKVGIRSLFYHLPENTTTPELLDLIAYLNSEEKVDGILVQLPLPEHISQQEVILSVSPRKDVDGFHPENMGKLVARIEGGFIPCTPLGIDLLLKHYRIDPKGKDVVIVGAGFIVGRPLALLMLWRDATVSVCHIHTKDITVYTKKADILISATGVPHLIKGDMIKEGAVVIDVGISKLGDKVVGDVDFDSVKHKVSAITPVPGGVGPMTITALLLNTLQAYEQNMGLKDVGL